The stretch of DNA ATTTAAAGGCGGCCAGGTTCCGGTAATTTCAATAACCCCTGCATGATAGGGAGGAGTGAGCAAAACTACATGGGCGCTCACAACACCACCTCCGCCGCTTTTCTTGCACCATCCGTTACAAACCATTATATTATTCGTCACTGACAGGGTTATTTTCCTGCTTTTCCGCAAAATTTGTTGCAAATTTTTTTAGCAGCAACCAGCAGAGGAAAATCAGGGCCAGAAAAGCGGCCACATCCACCTTCAGAGCCTGCCAGCCCTGGCCCCGGTCCACCAGGGCCCGTAAACCATGGGTATAATAGGTCAGAGGTAAAATAAAGCTGAGGGGTTTTAAGGGATCAGGAATTGCTAACATAGGCCAGGTATAGCCTGACAGGAGAAAAGAGGGCATGGCAATCAGCATGGTTACCTGAGTGGCCTCCAGCTGGGTCCGGCTGAAAAGAGATGCTGTCAGCCCCACTGCGACTAAAGCCAGAATAAATAGCAAATTAAAGACAAGAAGCAAAAGACCATTGCCCTTGATGGGAACACCCCAAAGCCAATGTAAAAGGGCAAAGGTCAAGAGGGAATCCAGACAGCCGACCAGGAAATAAACCAATCCTTTACCCAGAAGCACCGTCTTGGGTCCCCCTGGGCTCTGCAGCAAACGAATCCAGGTTCCCTGCTCCTTTTCCCTGGTGATAGCTAAAGCGACCCCCAGCAATAGGACCTGCTGAATTACGGCTCCCAGCAACCCGGGCAAGAGAAAGTTAGTATAATTAAAAGTGGGATTGTAAAGGACCCGATAGCGGAACAACAAAGGTTGCAGGGTATGCCGGGCTTTTTCCGGATTTATGCCCGCTGCTTCCATGACTTTCAGACTGGCTCCGGCGCCAAAGGTGGCGACGATCTCATTGGCCGCCCTGGTGGCAGCATTGGCGATAATCATATTGCTGCCATTGATCAGGGTCATAATCGCCGGACTTTTTCCCTCTTTTAAGTCCCTGGTCAATCCCGCCGGAATTATCAGCACTATCTGCGCCCGACCTGCATCTATTTCCTTTTGCGCCTCTGTCTCATTCAGAGCAAAACCGCTTATGCGAAAGGTTTCCGACTGGTCATAGGCCCGTACCAGTTCCCGGCTCAGATAGGAATTTTCTTCATCCACCACCAGTGTGGGCAATTCCCTTACTTTTTGCGCCGAATAAAGATAACCAAAAATCAGCAGATAAAGTGCTGGTATTAAGAATAAAACCGCTGCCAGGCGTCGGTCCTTTTTAATATGCAGAAATTCCAGCCAGGCGATGTCACTGATTTTCATGCCGACACCCCTCCCTGCAAAGCCCGAGAGAGTTCTACCGGTGCCACCAGAACAGCTTCATTTCCTTTCAGCCACAGAACTTTATCTACTGGCAAATTTTCTGCCTCCTGCCAGAACGCAGTGGTCAATACTATCGTTTTGCCAGACTGCAAGGAAAGCTGCAAATTATCGAAAATCACTGTTCGTGTTCCAGGATCGGCTATTACCAGAGGTTCATCCCAGACAATCAAGGGAGCGTTCCCCGCGAGACTGACCGCAAGATTTATTCTCTGCCTGAGCGGCCCTTCCAGCTCTCCCACCGGTTTCCGCCAGGCTTCTTCCAGTTGCCAGTTATGTTTTAACTCCCTGGTTAATTGTTCATTATAGCCGGTAAAAAAGTTGATAGTTTCTTCCCCGGTCAAATCGGGCCATAGCCCCAGGCTCTGGGGCGCATAACCCACTCGGGTAATGGGCAAGGGCAATCCTCCCCGCACAGGTTGGCCAGCCAGTCTAACTTCCCCGGACGCTGCGATTCTAGCGCCGATCAGAACCTCCAGTAACTGGGTTTTGCCACTATTGCGAGCTCCATAGACCAGTAGTAACTCACCAGGTTGCAAGCGCCAGGATAGATTCTGAAAATAGTAACCTCGGCGGCGGGCAATACTGAGGTTGTTAACTTCCAACATTATTCCCACCCCTTTACAGGCGTATTTTTGCTGTCAAACCCGGCCGCAATTTGTGATCCCGGTTCACCAGTTTGATTTTAACGGCAAAAGAACGAATATCCGTCTGCCCCAGTTCACTGGTAGCTTTTTTCACCGCAAAATCAGCGGCAGCGCTGATATTTACGATTTTACCCTTATAGACGGCATTATTCAGGGCAGGAATTTCTACCGTCACTTCCTTGCCAGTGGACAGAGAGGCCAGTTTGTCCTCAGTAACATAGATCTTGATAAAGAGGTCATCCAAATCCACCAGGGTGGCAAAAGGCAAGCCAGCTGCCACCATCTCCCCTGCCTCCATATTGCGGGTTAATACTATCCCGCCAGCGGGAGCATAGAGCAGGCGATTTTCATACATGGCCTGAGCAGCATTGAGGGCCCCCCTGGCCTGTTCCACTGCGGCTTTGGCT from Carboxydocella sporoproducens DSM 16521 encodes:
- a CDS encoding ABC transporter permease — protein: MKISDIAWLEFLHIKKDRRLAAVLFLIPALYLLIFGYLYSAQKVRELPTLVVDEENSYLSRELVRAYDQSETFRISGFALNETEAQKEIDAGRAQIVLIIPAGLTRDLKEGKSPAIMTLINGSNMIIANAATRAANEIVATFGAGASLKVMEAAGINPEKARHTLQPLLFRYRVLYNPTFNYTNFLLPGLLGAVIQQVLLLGVALAITREKEQGTWIRLLQSPGGPKTVLLGKGLVYFLVGCLDSLLTFALLHWLWGVPIKGNGLLLLVFNLLFILALVAVGLTASLFSRTQLEATQVTMLIAMPSFLLSGYTWPMLAIPDPLKPLSFILPLTYYTHGLRALVDRGQGWQALKVDVAAFLALIFLCWLLLKKFATNFAEKQENNPVSDE
- a CDS encoding ATP-binding cassette domain-containing protein gives rise to the protein MLEVNNLSIARRRGYYFQNLSWRLQPGELLLVYGARNSGKTQLLEVLIGARIAASGEVRLAGQPVRGGLPLPITRVGYAPQSLGLWPDLTGEETINFFTGYNEQLTRELKHNWQLEEAWRKPVGELEGPLRQRINLAVSLAGNAPLIVWDEPLVIADPGTRTVIFDNLQLSLQSGKTIVLTTAFWQEAENLPVDKVLWLKGNEAVLVAPVELSRALQGGVSA